A part of Candida albicans SC5314 chromosome 2, complete sequence genomic DNA contains:
- a CDS encoding uncharacterized protein (Ortholog(s) have role in regulation of DNA-dependent DNA replication initiation and DNA replication preinitiation complex, chromosome, centromeric region, endoplasmic reticulum, nuclear envelope, spindle pole body localization) translates to MNYLTTIQLYESKKNVINDIQLWSTNKTLKLPTITSCKPISYIKYASLPFYLVYCCPIIVYTDDSDTSDYFKTKLVETPLLSNGKSGGVGGGGIGLLCKVDVNTFLVFYYEDNVKMLVLKFSKFIETLPQLDIPSIPKDTLLDLKPSKRIRTNTKIIDKIIEKKKQRSNSFIANPNTTKVNISSGSSILTNQDQINTAINKIIFSGLRIRGLSSNVASSLNDKLTIKEIHQMTFKATQFALRKHNYSFNKRETKKPLRLNDLQDIIENLLQLFVDIE, encoded by the coding sequence ATGAATTACTTAACAACTATACAACTATATGAGtcaaaaaagaatgttATAAATGATATACAACTATGGTCTACAAATAAAACTTTGAAATTGCCTACCATTACTTCTTGCAAACCAATATCTTACATTAAATACGCTTCATTGCCATTTTATCTAGTATACTGTTGTCCAATAATTGTATATACCGATGATCTGGATACATCTgattatttcaaaactaaattaGTGGAGACTCCGTTGTTGTCAAATGGAAAGagtggtggtgttggtggtggtggtattgGTTTACTTTGTAAAGTGGATGTCAACACTTTTCTAGTGTTTTATTACGAAGATAATGTCAAAATGTtggttttaaaattttccaaattcaTTGAAACATTACCACAGTTGGATATTCCATCTATCCCTAAGGATACATTACTAGATTTAAAACCATCTAAAAGAATACGAACCAAcacaaaaattattgacaAGATTatagaaaagaagaagcaaAGACTGAATCTGTTTATAGCTAATCCAAACACAACCAAGGTGAATATTTCTAGTGGCTCACTGATATTGACAAATCAAGACCAAATCAATACGGCaattaacaaaataatCTTTTCGGGGTTGCGAATACGGGGATTGTCATCAAACGttgcttcttctttgaatGATAAACTTacaattaaagaaatcCACCAGATGACATTCAAGGCAACACAATTTGCATTGAGAAAACATAACTATAGTTTTAACAAACGGGAAACAAAGAAGCCACTACGATTAAACGATCTACAagatattattgaaaatctATTGcaattatttgttgatattgaataG
- a CDS encoding uncharacterized protein (Ortholog(s) have cellular bud neck, fungal-type vacuole localization): MNDNVVILTLRAANHITNAKRADSTTSTEAMPTLSDPNAYTTPSVSVPPNNNNPYIIRQSNPAGTVFIAVGAIVGAILLGFILYHLIVSLTASKLAKKSNADDRKLYEKYQSNNTNAYGYSGVTPQTSLNNFTSDYGGSVSKLPLLNKSFANVNGSQTGDNSTIYQSEVGAAVTSKHDLTKMFVSPTAEVMQHKRVRSSHYNPSLTNLSFGGSTSNLGNPSLATNRHSQAVPNLYINQEVNNSDYSLSQHGSVAPSSQQQQQQQQQLNAPVNRKTLPSMYLEDLIDKE, from the coding sequence ATGAATGATAATGTTGTGATACTTACTTTGCGGGCGGCTAATCATATTACTAATGCCAAACGAGCTGATTCAACCACATCGACTGAGGCGATGCCAACGTTGTCTGATCCCAACGCTTATACTACACCATCTGTTTCTGTCCCTcccaataacaataacccGTATATAATAAGACAATCAAATCCAGCCGGGACAGTTTTCATTGCTGTGGGTGCCATTGTGGGTGCCATTTTGTTAGGGTTTATTTTATACCATTTGATTGTTTCGTTAACTGCATCAAAATTGGCTAAGAAATCTAATGCCGACGATAGAAAATTATATGAGAAATATCAAAGTAACAATACAAATGCCTATGGTTATTCCGGTGTGACTCCTCAAACAAGTTTGAACAATTTTACTAGCGATTATGGTGGTTCTGTTTCCAAATTACCTTTGTTGAATAAGTCTTTTGCAAATGTAAATGGTTCACAGACGGGTGACAACTCCACAATTTACCAGTCTGAAGTTGGAGCTGCAGTAACGTCTAAACATGATTTGACCAAGATGTTTGTTTCTCCGACTGCCGAAGTTATGCAACATAAGAGGGTTAGATCTAGTCACTACAATCCTTCATTGACCAACTTGTCTTTTGGTGGTTCTACAAGCAATTTGGGTAACCCTTCACTTGCTACTAATAGACACTCACAAGCGGTGCCTAATTTGTATATCAACCAAGAGGTCAATAACAGTGATTACTCTTTATCTCAACATGGACTGGTTGCTCCATcatcacaacaacagcaacaacaacaacaacaacttaaTGCACCGGTCAATAGAAAAACTCTTCCATCTATGTATCTTGAAGATTTAATCGATAAAGAATAG
- a CDS encoding uncharacterized protein (Ortholog(s) have role in ascospore formation, mitochondrion organization, positive regulation of transcription from RNA polymerase II promoter), with product MSKDDKDLEEIWKLFQDSNEDVQKRRKEITKSIQKDTSLNEYPGSVSMMTALDELIACFALGGQVKNYYRYGTYDSCTRQREKFWFAIKHGSFREQEERPLEESSERELTNRIKVQEFYKKRFLEDKAKGSSEDIWNKREELLSNPFKK from the coding sequence ATGAGTAAAGATGATAAAGATTTAGAAGAGATTTGGAAATTGTTTCAAGATTCAAATGAAGATGTacagaaaagaagaaaagaaataacaAAATCTATTCAAAAAGATACAAGTTTGAATGAATACCCTGGACTGGTGTCGATGATGACTGCATTAGACGAGTTAATCGCTTGCTTTGCATTGGGAGGTCAAGTGAAAAACTATTATAGATATGGAACTTATGACTCATGTACAAGACagagagaaaaattttggtttGCTATAAAACATGGATCATTTAGAGAACAGGAAGAAAGACCGCTTGAAGAATCGAGCGAAAGGGAGTTGACCAATCGTATCAAAGTGCAagaattttataaaaagAGATTCCTTGAAGATAAAGCCAAGGGAAGCTCAGAGGATATTTGGAACAAACGTGAGGAATTATTAAGTAACCCtttcaagaaataa
- the MRPL10 gene encoding mitochondrial 54S ribosomal protein uL15m (Putative mitochondrial large subunit ribosomal protein; colony morphology-related gene regulation by Ssn6) produces the protein MFSLPSLTQKLAISKASFLTPIRQLGALGYLKPHEGSTFNYKKLGRGQSSGKGKTAGRGQKGQKARSKVPWWFEGGQTPYYKRFPITGFRKPYQTVLEEVNLSKIQDFWDNGRIPLQKGETLNIKVMKDCGLVTGSLKDGIKILGKGVENYNVPLNIEASRASDIAIQAIEKAGNSFTARYFTRLGLRAHVNPEQFLLKRGYVPLQARPTHKRDIEFYSNPDKRGYLQKDRSILLDPLEKAREELANKKPTKKLSKFKSLEEQLEEASTISYKPSKTISVSDV, from the coding sequence ATGTTCAGTCTACCTTCATTAACACAAAAGCTTGCAATAAGTAAAGCAAGTTTCTTGACTCCAATCCGACAACTTGGAGCTTTAGGTTATTTGAAACCTCATGAAGGTTCTACattcaattataaaaaattgggtCGTGGTCAATCATCAGGTAAGGGGAAAACAGCAGGACGTGGGCAAAAAGGTCAAAAGGCTAGAAGTAAAGTTCCATGGTGGTTTGAAGGGGGTCAAACACCATATTACAAACGTTTCCCAATTACTGGTTTTAGAAAACCATATCAAACAGTATTAGAAGAAGTTAATTTACTGAAAATTCAAGATTTTTGGGATAATGGTAGAATTCCATTACAAAAAGGTGAAACTTTGAATATAAAAGTAATGAAAGATTGTGGACTTGTAACTGGGAGTTTAAAAGATGGTATTAAAATTTTGGGTAAAGGAGTTGAGAATTATAATGTTCCATTAAATATTGAAGCTTCTAGAGCTAGTGATATTGCCATTCaagcaattgaaaaagCAGGTAATTCTTTTACAGCAAGATATTTCACAAGATTGGGTTTAAGAGCTCATGTGAACCCAgaacaatttcttttaaagAGAGGTTACGTCCCTTTACAAGCTAGACCAACACACAAAAGagatattgaattttattCTAATCCTGACAAAAGAGGATATTTACAAAAGGATAGATCAATATTGTTGGATCCTTTGGAAAAAGCTCGTGAAGAACTTGCTAATAAAAAACCAACCAAGAAGTTATctaaatttaaatcattGGAAGAACAATTAGAAGAAGCTTCTACAATTAGTTACAAACcatcaaaaacaatcaGTGTTAGCGATGTCTAG
- a CDS encoding glucose N-acetyltransferase (Ortholog(s) have acetylglucosaminyltransferase activity, role in protein N-linked glycosylation and Golgi medial cisterna localization), with protein sequence MTSKSSSWKALLKNWEFKVAAFIGIYFLISHVVLETTDVVNEKGLKSHLKVLPEEVIDYYGKQPFSNVDKYAYMQYATNYDYLNLAIINFIHLRKANTKIPNLVIIYDEVLHYYASDKWSELYQVANQYKITLKAAPLIKASYQDDSNWAASFTKFHIFNQVEYDRIVFFDSDSMLVDIPNEIDFDNMESRFNHIDELFKIPQELSFASPQAYWLNNVVEGKSPRPRKNVEIPNKKRYSLRMKKLVNDLSIYQDFNLLPSLIYENHYFDNANHFFANHIMVITPSKNTFQELMRYIHNPWWWSITNRGSLRKPNDYDMEILNKYLNNELQRKRINVGILPHRVYGVLTGEFGEEWHERFVVEPQYLPFINKKSNKGWSPLEFFKKIKVVHFSDSPIPKPWEEENNEEHYNIKKIYCDKGDMEKFHKDYPVYKPRLTDDCDSVSIWNWFREQFYKERSGYWFA encoded by the coding sequence ATGACGTCAAAAAGTCTGTCCTGGAAGGCATTACTAAAAAATTGGGAATTCAAGGTTGCTGCATTTATAggaatttattttcttatttCACATGTTGTACTTGAAACTACAGATGTAGTAAACGAAAAGGGGTTAAAATCTCATCTTAAAGTTTTACCAGAAGAAGTCATTGACTACTACGGAAAACAGCCATTTTCAAACGTGGACAAGTATGCGTACATGCAGTATGCAACCAACTATGACTATTTGAATCTTGcaataattaatttcattcaCTTGCGTAAAGCAAACACCAAAATACCCAACTTGGTTATTATTTATGATGAAGTCCTACATTACTATGCTAGTGATAAATGGAGTGAGTTGTACCAAGTGGCAAACCAATACAAAATCACCTTAAAAGCTGCACCTTTGATAAAAGCAAGTTATCAAGATGATTCTAATTGGGCAGCTTCGTTTACCAAATTCCACATCTTCAATCAAGTTGAGTATGATAgaattgtattttttgattctgATTCAATGCTTGTTGATATtccaaatgaaattgattttgacaATATGGAAAGCAGATTCAATCACATTGACGAGTTGTTTAAAATTCCACAGGAATTATCGTTTGCCCTGCCCCAGGCCTATTGGCTAaataatgttgttgaaggTAAAAGCCCAAGACCTAGAAAGAATGTTGAAATACCAAATAAAAAGCGATATTCACTCAGGATGAAAAAGCTCGTTAATGATTTGAGCATATATCAggatttcaatttgttgccCCTGCTAATTTAtgaaaatcattatttcGATAATGCTAATCATTTTTTCGCTAATCATATAATGGTGATAACTCCATCAAAGAATACCTTCCAAGAGTTGATGAGGTATATTCACAATCCATGGTGGTGGTCTATAACGAATCGGGGTAGCTTAAGAAAGCCAAATGATTATGATATGGAGatattaaacaaatatttgaataatgaGCTACAACGCAAGAGAATAAATGTGGGGATCTTACCTCATCGGGTGTATGGTGTTTTAACTGGGGAATTTGGTGAAGAATGGCACGAGCGGTTTGTAGTAGAACCCCAATATTTACCATtcataaataaaaaatcaaataaaggCTGGCTGCCATTAGAATTTTTTAAGAAAATCAAAGTGGTACATTTTTCAGATAGCCCTATACCTAAACCATGGGAAGAggaaaataatgaagaacattacaacatcaaaaaaatatattgtgATAAAGGCGATATGGAAAAGTTCCACAAAGACTATCCGGTGTACAAACCTCGATTAACTGATGATTGTGATAGTGTTCTGATATGGAATTGGTTTAGAGAACAATTCTACAAAGAAAGACTGGGATATTGGTTTGCTTAG
- a CDS encoding 25S rRNA (adenine2142-N1)-methyltransferase (Predicted nucleolar S-adenosylmethionine-dependent rRNA methyltransferase; Spider biofilm induced) yields the protein MAKKKSRSGLLKAPKTITGKHGVPKSLKPQRAREIIRRFHVLQKSKDSVLAKLQKIIPQISKNDYHQIEEMSIYQDSFKGFVLPLKYSENPIYKIDHTLNKNDLITTLACIDAEIKQRGGIEAYQSASTQGQASKRGGDSSKKLVEWLKSDLYKSKLQNVNALEIGCLSPYNAISTSSIFDDVVRIDLNSQNSLILEQNFMDRPLPQKESEKFNLISCSLVINFVPSPKERGEMLLRITKFLKKPKHAMSALFLVLPLPCVSNSRYFDNEKLIEIMTALGFTQTFSYEGNKVVYWLFDWNGKVNLKKKIPKKELHSGSNRNNFCITLA from the coding sequence ATGgctaaaaagaaatcacgATCAGGTTTACTTAAAGCACCTAAGACAATTACAGGAAAACATGGTGTTCCTAAAAGTCTAAAGCCACAAAGGGCGAGAGAAATTATACGTAGATTTCATGTGCTACAAAAGAGTAAAGACTCTGTTCTAGCCAAACTTCAGAAGATTATTCCAcaaatttccaaaaatgACTACCATCAGATTGAAGAAATGTCTATTTACCAAGATTCCTTTAAAGGGTTTGTTTTGCCTTTGAAATATTCGGAGAATCCAATCTACAAAATAGACCATACCCTTAATAAGAATGATCTCATCACAACATTGGCATGCATAGATGCTGAAATTAAACAGCGGGGAGGCATTGAAGCTTACCAATCTGCATCAACTCAAGGTCAAGCAAGTAAGAGAGGTGGAGACTCTTCTAAAAAGTTGGTAGAATGGTTGAAACTGGACTTGTACAAACTGAAACTTCAAAATGTAAATGCCTTGGAAATTGGCTGTCTTAGTCCTTATAATGCAATATCCACAAGTTcaatatttgatgatgttgttcgcattgatttgaattccCAAAACTCATTGATACTTGAACAAAATTTTATGGATCGGCCACTTCCTCAGAAGGAATCGGAAAAGTTTAATCTAATTTCCTGTTCTTTGGTTATAAACTTTGTTCCTTCACCAAAAGAAAGAGGAGAGATGTTGCTTCGAATAACCAAATTTTTGAAGAAGCCTAAACACGCAATGAGTGCCTTGTTTTTGGTATTGCCGTTACCTTGTGTTTCTAATTCCCGATATTTTGATAACGAGAAGCTAATAGAAATAATGACTGCGTTGGGATTTACTCAGACTTTTTCTTATGAAGGAAATAAGGTGGTATATTGGCTATTCGATTGGAATGGGAAGGTGaatttaaagaagaaaattcCAAAGAAAGAGTTACACTCGGGATCCAATAGAAATAACTTTTGCATTACGCTAGCATGA
- the CKA2 gene encoding casein kinase 2 catalytic subunit (Catalytic alpha-subunit of protein kinase CK2; interaction with calcineurin pathway affects fluconazole sensitivity; synthetically lethal with CKA1; attenuated virulence in a mouse oropharyngeal candidiasis but not in a systemic mouse model) yields MISSKSRPYSIARVYADVNENKPTEYWDYENHKIQWGLIKNYEIVSKIGRGKYSEVFQGVNVLNDEPCVIKVLKPVKLKKIYREVKILQNLTGGPNIIGLLDVVRDEQSKIPAFIFERVNNVDFRVLYPKFTIKDIQYYFTQLLIALDYSHSMGIIHRDVKPQNIMIDPMNKKLRLIDWGLAEFYHAGMDYNVRVASRYHKGPELLINLQQYDYSLDLWSVGCMLGAIIFKKEPLFRGDSNNDQLVQIAKVLGTENLMKYVNKYGIKLSSEYDDILGNYPRKPWKAFINNDNRHLISDEVLDLIDRLLTYDHQLRPTAKEAMEHPFFKI; encoded by the coding sequence atGATTAGCTCAAAATCAAGACCATACTCAATAGCCAGAGTCTATGCTGACGtgaatgaaaataaacCTACTGAATATTGGGATTATGAGAATCATAAAATACAATGGGGGCTTATAAAGAACTATGAGATTGTCAGTAAAATAGGAAGAGGTAAATATTCAGAAGTTTTCCAAGGTGTCAATgttttaaatgatgaaCCATGTGTCATCAAAGTATTAAAACCAGttaaattaaagaaaatatatcGTGAAGTCAAaatattacaaaatttAACTGGAGGACCAAATATTATTGGATTATTGGATGTTGTTAGAGATGAACAATCGAAAATTCCTGcatttatatttgaaagagttaataatgttgattttaGAGTTTTGTATCCTAAATTCACCATTAAAGATATCCAATATTATTTCACACAACTTTTGATTGCATTGGATTATTCACATTCGATGGGTATTATTCATAGAGATGTCAAACCACAAAATATTATGATTGATCCaatgaacaaaaaattacGTTTGATTGATTGGGGGCTTGCAGAGTTTTATCATGCTGGGATGGACTATAATGTTAGAGTTGCTTCCAGATATCATAAGGGACCAGAGTTgttaattaatttacaaCAATATGATTATTCACTTGATTTATGGTCAGTAGGGTGTATGTTGGGTGCCataatattcaaaaagGAACCATTATTTAGAGGtgattcaaataatgaCCAATTGGTACAGATTGCAAAAGTTTTAGGAACagaaaatttaatgaaatatgTCAACAAATACGGGATAAAATTAAGTTCAGAATATGATGATATTTTGGGTAATTATCCAAGAAAACCATGGAAAGctttcatcaataatgataacaGACATTTGATTAGTGATGAAGTACTTGATTTAATAGACAGATTGTTAACATATGATCATCAATTGAGACCAACAGCTAAAGAGGCAATGGAACATCCATTTTTCAAGATATAG
- a CDS encoding sulfiredoxin (Putative sulfiredoxin; regulated by Tsa1, Tsa1B in minimal media at 37 degrees C; flow model biofilm induced; Spider biofilm induced): MSMYTSRLATEYVPLSEIKRPIPPVLDYQKIDAMLSTLKGVPMESATCKVEDITAGELPPIDVFKIRENGKNFYFAFGGCHRFQAYDRISKETEKEVMVKSRILPATRKSLRIYLGASVDALFDSVDSESSS, translated from the coding sequence ATGTCTATGTACACATCGAGATTAGCTACAGAATATGTTCCCTTGTCAGAAATCAAAAGACCAATTCCACCGGTGTTGGATTATCAGAAAATAGATGCAATGCTCTCCACGTTGAAAGGAGTGCCAATGGAATCGGCAACTTGCAAGGTCGAAGATATAACTGCTGGTGAACTACCTCCAATAGATGTCTTCAAGATCAGagaaaatggaaaaaacTTTTATTTTGCATTTGGTGGTTGTCATCGTTTTCAAGCATACGATAGAATAAGCaaagaaacagaaaagGAAGTTATGGTCAAGTCCAGAATTCTACCAGCAACTAGAAAGTCATTGAGGATATATTTGGGAGCCTCAGTGGATGCTCTCTTTGATAGTGTGGATTCTGAATCATCAAGTTAG
- the RHO3 gene encoding Rho family GTPase (Putative Rho family GTPase; possible substrate of protein farnesyltransferase and geranylgeranyltransferase type I; greater transcription in hyphal form than yeast form; plasma membrane-localized), with protein sequence MPLCGGGQKTIQRKIVILGDGACGKTSLLNVFTRGYFPQVYEPTVFENYVHDIFIDGQSVQLSLWDTAGQEEFDRLRSLSYSDTHCIMLCFSVDSPDSLENVQSKWVGEIADHCEGVKLVLVALKCDLRNNEDIEDQQQSNPYSSQKRLITYEEGLAVAKKVGALRYLECSAKKNKGVNEAFSEAARCALNAKPKGANDNEPQKKGCVVM encoded by the exons ATGCCTctttgtggtggtggtcaAAAAACAA ttcaaagaaaaattgtcATTCTTGGAGATGGTGCGTGTGGTAAAACATCGCTTTTGAATGTCTTCACTAGAGGATATTTTCCCCAAGTCTATGAGCCTACAGTGTTTGAAAATTACGTGCATgatatatttattgatgGTCAATCCGTTCAATTGTCATTATGGGATACAGCAGGACAAGAAGAGTTTGATAGGTTGCGATCTTTATCGTATTCCGATACCCATTGTATTATGTTGTGTTTTTCTGTTGATTCACCAGACTCGCTTGAAAATGTTCAAAGTAAATGGGTAGGGGAAATTGCAGATCATTGTGAAGGGGTAAAGTTGGTATTGGTGGCATTGAAGTGTGATTTAAGAAATAATGAGGATATAGAAGATCAGCAACAATCAAATCCTTACTCTTCACAAAAGAGATTGATTACATACGAAGAAGGGTTAGCTGTGGCTAAGAAAGTTGGGGCCTTACGATACTTGGAGTGCTCTGCTAAGAAGAACAAGGGTGTTAACGAAGCATTTTCTGAAGCTGCAAGATGTGCCCTTAATGCCAAACCTAAAGGTGCCAATGACAATGAACCACAAAAGAAAGGTTGTGTAGTTATGTAA
- the FRE9 gene encoding Fre9p (Ferric reductase; alkaline induced; ciclopirox olamine; Hap43-induced) yields MYYPAICISVAISIVLVPFLIPIRLKSPVYRRIKASLIVGLIISILTAVAPETAQIGAPFHKYGKPKIAFFGCNYQIMLTTARFCSTNATFEWCYCNNFPAFATLAHCYQVGHPGELESLISMCKPFNKTITMSTVNDAEEYYKNHAKPVEEIHKLPNYSQANFPVQLNESEIFIFKQSYEQFLGNYDKSVDYGWYLVLYWVVVIAVVSIGNWIKIIFPNLTKALTDPVSNWYRKHISTPATGSRNKTNELHLTKGLEMLVPSRLETIILTGMTVICLKMLIGDFQYVEGNPIFHSKINALLRFYAVRTGLLASALMPLLILFAGRNNFLQWVTRWDYSTFIMFHRWLSRIIVILFLVHSVCYSLYLKQHSKKPEAYIYWGFTAMLAGLIILVQGLLVLRRRWYEMFLILHIILAIVFIGGAWKHVDALYCVWFYYTSAAVWAFDRIIRICRLVSFGFPKAQVYLLPDETLKVVVPKPDNWEAVPGGHAFIHFLRFDCFWQSHPFTYTTSERDITLFIKVKKGVTTSLCRYLKSNENCSASIRVAIEGSYGESTPAKHADMAVFIAGGNGIPGIFAEALDINRHQESKHTVRLIWVVREYNSLLWFYEELMSLKDTQIETTIYITRPGILVNEDDFNKRLPRMGQNMENELQPLLQKSVPAAYNSEPVNSVGGIHSQIREELFHIKIIEGRPSIEKVIATCIEDSSGSACFVTCGHPAMVDDIRAAVANNIDNKEGKRVDYYEQLQVWA; encoded by the coding sequence ATGTATTATCCAGCAATATGTATATCTGTTGCCATATCAATTGTCTTAGTACCTTTTTTGATTCCCATCCGACTAAAAAGCCCTGTGTATCGCAGAATTAAAGCTTCACTTATAGTTGGCTTgattatttcaatattaaCAGCAGTAGCTCCAGAAACGGCTCAGATAGGAGCTCCATTCCATAAATATGGAAAACCAAAGATTGCATTTTTTGGATGCAATTACCAAATAATGTTAACTACAGCAAGATTTTGTTCAACAAACGCCACTTTTGAATGGTGTTATTGCAACAATTTTCCAGCTTTTGCTACTCTTGCTCATTGCTATCAGGTGGGTCATCCTGGAGAGCTagaatcattaatttcCATGTGCAAGCCATTCAACAAAACCATAACAATGTCTACTGTTAACGATGCCGAGGAGTATTACAAGAACCATGCAAAACCAGTGGAGGAAATACACAAACTTCCCAATTATAGCCAAGCCAATTTTCCAGTGCAGTTGAATGAGTCCGAAATATTTATCTTCAAACAGTCATATGAACAGTTCTTAGGGAATTATGACAAATCGGTGGATTACGGATGGTATCTAGTATTATACTGGGTCGTCGTGATAGCAGTAGTAAGCATAGGTAACTGgatcaaaataatttttcctAATCTCACCAAAGCATTGACAGATCCAGTTAGCAATTGGTATAGAAAACACATCAGCACTCCAGCCACGGGCTCCAGAAATAAAACCAACGAGCTTCATCTAACAAAAGGTCTTGAGATGTTAGTGCCATCAAGGCTTgaaacaataatattaacTGGTATGACAGTTATATGTCTCAAAATGCTTATTGGAGATTTTCAATACGTCGAAGGTAACCCAATTTTCCATTCTAAAATAAATGCTTTATTGAGATTTTACGCTGTGAGAACAGGTTTGCTTGCAAGTGCTCTAATGCCTTTATTGATTCTATTTGCAGGAAGAAacaattttcttcaatggGTGACCCGATGGGATTACTCAACCTTTATCATGTTTCACAGGTGGCTTTCAAGAATCATTGTGATTTTATTCTTAGTACACTCAGTATGCTACTCTTTGTATTTGAAACAACACTCAAAAAAGCCTGAGGCGTACATTTATTGGGGATTTACTGCAATGTTGGCCGGTCTTATTATTTTGGTTCAAGGTTTGCTAGTATTAAGAAGGCGATGGTACGAAATGTTTTTGATATTGCATATTATTTTGGCTATAGTTTTCATTGGTGGTGCTTGGAAGCACGTTGACGCATTATATTGTGTTTGGTTTTACTACACGTCTGCTGCCGTTTGGGCATTTGATAGAATAATCAGAATATGTCGACTTGTTTCGTTTGGATTTCCCAAAGCCCAAGTTTACTTGCTACCAGATGAGACATTAAAAGTTGTTGTACCAAAGCCAGACAATTGGGAAGCTGTTCCTGGTGGTCATGCATTTATCCACTTTTTGAGATTTGATTGCTTTTGGCAAAGTCATCCATTTACCTACACTACATCAGAAAGGGATATCACATTATTTATAAAGGTAAAGAAAGGAGTCACGACATCATTATGTCGGTATTTGAAATCTAACGAAAACTGTTCTGCCAGTATTCGAGTTGCAATTGAAGGGTCTTACGGTGAATCAACCCCTGCAAAACATGCTGACATGGCAGTTTTCATTGCTGGTGGGAATGGAATACCTGGTATATTTGCTGAAGCACTTGATATCAATAGACACCAAGAACTGAAACATACAGTGAGGTTGATTTGGGTGGTCAGAGAATATAATTCATTACTTTGGTTTTATGAAGAATTGATGTCATTAAAAGATACACAAATTGAAACCACTATATATATTACCCGACCAGGTATATTGGTAAACGAGgatgatttcaataaaagATTGCCAAGAATGGGCCAAAATATGGAAAATGAATTACAGCCTTTGTTGCAGAAATCAGTACCTGCTGCTTATAATTCAGAACCAGTGAATTCAGTTGGAGGAATACACAGCCAAATTAGGGAAGAGCTATTTCATATAAAAATCATTGAAGGTAGACCAAGTATCGAAAAGGTAATTGCAACATGCATTGAGGATAGTTCAGGATCAGCATGCTTTGTTACGTGCGGGCATCCTGCAATGGTAGATGATATAAGAGCTGCAGTAgctaataatattgataacaAAGAGGGAAAAAGAGTAGATTATTATGAACAATTACAGGTTTGGGCATAG